GTTTAATGGAAGTCTGGGAACAAATTTGTTGCCCAGAGCTTTTTAATCTGTTCTCCTTCCGTCTGATAATGTTAAAGAATAGTGTAGACATCGGCCTGAATGAATGTTTCAACGCGGAGTCAATGAGTTGTCCAAGTCGCAGCTCACAGCATAAATATCCTGAAGATAATGCTAAGGAAGATTTGTGACGTAAGGATAATTTGGGGTCTATTGCCTGTTCAGTTGTTGTTATGGCTACGAAGATATATACCAATATATAAAGTCTCCTAAGAAATATACTGAATCTTGAGATATATATGAATatcatatataaaataagataTACTGTGAAAAGGATTTTATCTTTATAACCCATCCTAATTCTACCCACCCTAAAATCTGATCGTTACTAAGTGTTTATCATCAAACATTAGCATGAATTAGTTTTAACTTTTAGATGACATCTTGAGTGAACGACTACTAACCTTCTGTTATTACGTGGGAAGTTACTCTGAACTGTTTTCAGGTGACTTATCGATCACCATCatatcttatatattttttccaccAGCAGGCTCGTCAGACATCcagtcaacaacaacagcgaTGTCGCAATctggagagaaagggaaggtgaGTAGGTGATGATGAGAAATGTCACCACGTTACAGTTTTTACTCCGAGCTACAGTACGACAGATTGGCAGAGTGTACAGGAGGGGTTTCTAATAAGGCAGTGGTCATTAAGACTCATGGTCCGTGTaatctcatgcacacacacttgcacaggCATCCAGAGAGGATATCCTGTATAAATGCAAGCGTTTCATGGCTAGGCTTTATTGCCTGTTGGAATTTTTCAATAGTATGCATCATCATTAATTTCACTTTTATAATGCTCTCGTAGATTTAGCAGATTTACTGAGTTAAATTAATAATCAGTAATAAAAACCAGGAAATTACATAACATTAAAATTGCACAATTACTCTGCCCCTTGATTTGAGTTATTACACATAATATAACTAGTTCAACACTTCCTTGttaatttcagtttcttttgTGCTCCACAGTTCCCAGATGCAACAGGTTATGTAGGATTTGCCAACCTCCCGAACCAAGTGCACcgaaaatcagtgaaaaaggGGTTTGAATTCACCCTAATGGTTGTTGGTGAGTGATCACTCTTTGCTCTTAATGTAGGCTGTGTGACTTCTTCAGagaattaaactttattttctatTCTCTTTGTTCTTCAGGGGAGTCTGGTTTAGGCAAATCAACACTTATAAACAGCCTGTTTCTCACTGATCTCTATCCTGAACGCTACATTCCTGGTGCTGCAGGTATGTTCCCcagtacacagacacagacacacgtgcatacacatacacactgtaataaTAGAGAAATGTCTGCTGCAATGTCTCCAGCAGAGCATTATTTCAAGGGGAATGTTGGGAATGCCTTAGCCTCGAAATATGACCCTGCCCTTCTTATGACTTGACTTAGCTTGAGACTTGTTCTCACTGGAAAACAATTATCCAGACACTCCCTGGTCAGTTTGTACAGATAAGAAAACACAGTCTTTTTAGATGACAAAACccatgatttcattttttaaggcGTATCCAGCTCCTCTGATCCTGCGGTTGTGGCAGCTCAGTGGCTTGTGTAAGCACGTAGCTCAGGCAcgaatttttgtttgttatgaaTCTACGTAGGTACTGAGGTGTCTACTCTGTTATGCCACCCTTCAATTATTCTTGCACTTCACCTCCACAGAGAAGATTGAGAGGACGGTGCAGATCGAGGCGTCAACCGTGGAGAtagaagagagaggagtgaagctTCGCCTCACTGTGGTTGATACCCCTGGATATGGTGACGCTATCAACAGCCAGGACTGGTGTGTTCATGTAGCGTGGAGGAATAGGGAGTGATAAACATCTGCGACATGTTTCCCGTCCAATGTGCTCTCCCATTCTTCCCTCCTGTTCTCAACAGCTCCCTTTCTCAAGCTGCATCACAAACTCCCTATGTCTGACCTCACCTCCCTCTGCATTCTGTCTCCTGTTGATTGTGCTGGCATAGCTGTATTTCTACACTCTCACTcagctgcaaaaaaaactttccctttgctttctctctgcaacatttgttattgttgtctttTTGATAATTAGTTCACGCCAGTTAAGGACTACACACTCAGTACATTGAACAGAGATCAGACAGTCAGTggtttaacatatttaaaaatgacgAGTCATTCTACAATTTGATTTGCAGACTGTACTGTCTGCCTAGAGGATTGAGATCTGGGAACTGGGAACTGAAATCACTGCTAAGGTGATGAGCCTGTGAAACACACTTTTCTGTAACAGCAGCTTTTGAAGAGATTTTAAAGTATTCAcctgtatttttagttttttcagtgATTCAACTAAAATGAATCCATTCATCTGATCACAAAACTGCAGATATAGAATTTTATAACAGTGACATATCTCCTGACACATAAAGAAGCACTGCTGAGTCAATGTCCAAAGCTATATTTTGCTCACTATTTCTCCCTGATTGTGAAACTCCTTCTTGACATGTTTTCTGATTGCTTTCAAAATGACACGTATGATTTCCTTTCCTGGAAACCGACATTCATTCATTCGATCATTCAAGCGTGTTGCATGGTTATTTATGTGACTTCTGTCTACTCCTCTGTCTGATGTCAGCTTCAAGACCATCATCCAGTACATTGACAATCAGTTTGAGAGATACCTCCACGATGAGAGTGGGCTCAACCGAAGACACATAGTGGACAACAGGGTGCACTGCTGCTTCTATTTCATATCTCCATTTGGACAcgggtaaacaaacacacacattactatTCATCAACATTCAAGATTACGAGAAAGAAGGCAAAAATAGAACACTGTACaggaaacactgacacactgtaacACCCACCAGAACGCCCCCTAAATCTGCTAGCTAGAGTTGCACTGTTTTGTAGCACGGAGTTGTTACTGTCTTTGGCTAGTCAACTTTCACTTTCACCGACTAGAAAGAAGCATAGTAGTTGTTGAGCTCCTAATTATAGCGAGAAAAGGTGAATTTCCTCCAATTTATcgttgtttatatatatttaagtgaatGTAGTTACCTAAATGGAGCTGTATCCCATGCTTTGTGTCCCAGTGCCCAGTGATTTTACATAACATAATtataacttttaacttttatctCCACCATCCACTGTCCTAATTATTCTTTATATTTAATCATATGTTTCTTCTGTAGTCTAAAGCCTCTCGATGTGGAGTTCATGAAAGCCATCCATAGCAAAGTCAACATAGTCCCAGTCATTGCCAaggctgacacactgacactgaaggAGAGGGATCGCCTGAAGAGAAGGGTGGGTTTGAtgtctatacacacacacacacacacacacacacacacacacgcacatacacattgATCTGTATCTACTGTTTTCTGATCTTTGCATCCTCTATATTTGATTCTTGGCACAAAGCTGGAATGTCTAATCACCCGTTGTCAGGATGTTGGGGACTTTTGTTTTGTCCCATCTACAGTTGCATGGTTTTTCCATTAGAAAGTGCATCATTGAATAATACAGCAATCAAAGCAAACTAATTTATCCATCCTTATTGGCACTGTAGTGTGTAAGATATCCGTGCGTTCATGTGAGAAAGAACACATGTGCTGTACTTCCCCCTGTAGTTACAGTGATGAATGGCTcacatttggtgtttttgatgACACTGCCAGATTGTTCAAAAGTACAGGGAGGGACGACATAAGACGGGAAACAGTAGGAGGGACAAACGTAGGAAAAGAGTGTTGTATATAATATAGAGGCAGCACATCACATCCAGTCTCAACCCATCCCAGATACTTCCTGTTGGAAGTGTCCCAAGTGTGTGCCTGCCTGCACGCTCCTCAGCTTCCTGCTGTCCAGAGGGGGAAAGACACAGTAGTGCAATACAACAGAGATACGCCTCACTGCAACGGGTTCAGGTGATAACCTCTCATGCGAGAGGAGTTAATAGGATTTTCCTGCATCTGTGTTCCCTCCTCGCCTCTCCTCCTTGGACAGTATTCTACACGATACTGGataaaaacaagtcatttgAAAACATCACCATTTGCTCTGGGAACTTGTGTTGggcatattttattatttcatcaaGAAAAAAGTCAGACTAACTCATAAAGggaataatcattagttgcagtcttaattcagaaaaaaatatgcGGGTGGTGTGTGGGCTGTTGTTgcaaattactttttttcagCTCGGCCCACTTCACTATGTTTTTAATTGGAAGTCAGCCTGTCTCCCCACCTGCCCGTGCATGCCCAGACCTCCCACCTGCCTCTCATTCAGGTCTCGGAGCCGGTGGTCTGGCAGGGCGTCAGGCTGACCGGAGTCCAGCTCCGCTCTGTTCTCTTCTGCGAGCCAGTCTGCTTTGTTTAGAGCTCCCACAGTTGGACTGCTTGAAATTGCTGATGCAGCATCTTAGGAATACTGGGTCACAGTTACAGTGTTTCTTCCTGGATT
This genomic stretch from Larimichthys crocea isolate SSNF chromosome III, L_crocea_2.0, whole genome shotgun sequence harbors:
- the zgc:63587 gene encoding septin-2 is translated as MSQSGEKGKFPDATGYVGFANLPNQVHRKSVKKGFEFTLMVVGESGLGKSTLINSLFLTDLYPERYIPGAAEKIERTVQIEASTVEIEERGVKLRLTVVDTPGYGDAINSQDCFKTIIQYIDNQFERYLHDESGLNRRHIVDNRVHCCFYFISPFGHGLKPLDVEFMKAIHSKVNIVPVIAKADTLTLKERDRLKRRILDEIAEHGIKIYQLPDADSDEDEEFKEQTRVLKASIPFAVIGSNQLIEVKGKKIRGRLYPWGVVEVENPEHNDFLKLRTMLVTHMQDLQEVTQDLHYENFRSERLKRAGRAVDEEVMDKDQILLQKEAELRRMQEMIAQMQAQMKMKSDD